The stretch of DNA CAAGTTCGGCGTGCCGCAGTACCTCAAGGCGGTCGGCGATGCCGCCCGCGCGCTGCGCAACGGCCCGGTTACCAACGCCTTGTTCACCCTGTCGGAAGTGCCGGTCGCCGGCCGCGACACCGCCTGGGCGATCCGCCAGGCCGCCATCGCCGCCGACCACGCCTGCTACCGCTACACCGCCACGCTCGGCACCAGCAAGAAGAAGGAAGAGCCGGGCCTGCGCAAGCTGGGCATCCACGGTGACGACACCGTCGCTTTGGCCCATGGCCAGCAGGCAATCGCCGCCGGCGTGCAGTTCTCGCGCGAGCTGGGCAACCTGCCGCCGAACGTCTGCAACCCGGCTTACCTCGCCCAACAGGCGCAGGAATTCGCCGGCCGCTTCGACACCACCTCGTGCGAAGTGCTCGACGTAGCGCAGATGACCGAACTGGGCATGGGCTCGCTGCTCGCGGTCGGCCGCGGCTCGGCCAATCCGCCCAAGCTCATCGTCCTGAAGTACAGCAACGGCGGCGACGCCAAGCCTTACGTGCTGGTCGGCAAGGGCATCACCTTCGACACCGGCGGCATCAACCTCAAGACCCAGGGCGGCATCGAGGAGATGAAGTACGACATGTGCGGTGGCGCCACCGTCATGGGTACGTTCGTCGCCGCCGTCGGCATGCAGTTGCCGATCAACCTCGTCGTGGTGGTGCCGGCCGTGGAGAACATGCCCGACGCTGACGCCTACCGCCCGTCCGACGTGCTGACCAGCATGTCCGGCAAGACCATCGAAGTAGGCAACACCGACGCCGAAGGCCGCCTGATCCTGTGCGACGCGCTGACCTACGCGCAGCGTTTCGAGCCGCAGGCACTGGTCGACGTCGCCACGCTTACCGGCGCCTGCATGGTCGCCCTGGGCAAGTTCGCCTCGGGCCTGATGAGCAAGCACGACGACCTCGCCGCCGAACTGATCGATGCCGGCGAGAACGTGTTCGACCGCGCCTGGCGCCTGCCGCTGTGGGACGAGTACCAGACCCTGCTGGAGTCGAGCTTCGCCGACGTCTACAACATCGGCGGCCGCTGGGCCGGCGCGATCACCGCTGGCTGCTTCCTCGGCCGCTTCGCCGAAGGCCAGCGCTGGGCGCACCTGGACATCGCCGGCAGCGCGTCGGACGAAGGTAAGCGCGGCATGGCCACCGGTCGCCCGGTCGGCCTGCTGAGCCAGTGGTTGCTGGACCGCGCGGCCTGATCGCGTGGCGCGCGCCGATTTCTACCTGATCCAGAAGGAGCGGTTCCGCGAGGAACCGCTGCTGCTGGTATGCGAGCTCGCGCGCAAGGCGCACGACGCCAACCTGTGGACGCTGGTGCTGGTGCGCGACGAGGAACAGGCGCAACGCCTGGACGAGTTGCTGTGGGAGTTCGACGAGAACGCCTACATCCCGCACCAGATCGCCGGCGACGACGAGGACGAACTGGCGCCGGTGCTGATCGCCACGCCCGATTCGGACACGCCCTTGCGTCCGGTGGTGATCAACCTGCGCGACGCGCCGGTGGCGGGCAGCTTCGAGCGCGTGCTCGAAGTGGTGCCGGCCGACGACTCGGCGCGCGGCCCGCTGCGCGAGCGCTGGAAGCAGTACCAGGCGCGCGGACTGGATCTGAAGAAGCACGATATGTAACTGCGCCCACCAGTGCGCGCCGTCATCCCGGCGAAAGCCGGGACCCATTTTGACGTTGACGTCCGCGTCGGCGTCACCGGCAACATCAAGGTGGATCCCGGCTTTCGCCGGGACGACGCCAAGACGCCAAATCGAAGACACGACCCATGACCGACACCCTCGCTTCCAGCTACGACCCCAAGCAGTTCGAAACCCGCCTGTACGAA from Lysobacter arenosi encodes:
- a CDS encoding leucyl aminopeptidase codes for the protein MALEFDLNRDAPAAALTDCIVVGAFADNTLTPAGKALDEASGGRLAALLERGDASGKTGKTAILHDVPGVTAPRVLIIGLGDAGKFGVPQYLKAVGDAARALRNGPVTNALFTLSEVPVAGRDTAWAIRQAAIAADHACYRYTATLGTSKKKEEPGLRKLGIHGDDTVALAHGQQAIAAGVQFSRELGNLPPNVCNPAYLAQQAQEFAGRFDTTSCEVLDVAQMTELGMGSLLAVGRGSANPPKLIVLKYSNGGDAKPYVLVGKGITFDTGGINLKTQGGIEEMKYDMCGGATVMGTFVAAVGMQLPINLVVVVPAVENMPDADAYRPSDVLTSMSGKTIEVGNTDAEGRLILCDALTYAQRFEPQALVDVATLTGACMVALGKFASGLMSKHDDLAAELIDAGENVFDRAWRLPLWDEYQTLLESSFADVYNIGGRWAGAITAGCFLGRFAEGQRWAHLDIAGSASDEGKRGMATGRPVGLLSQWLLDRAA
- a CDS encoding DNA polymerase III subunit chi, with the translated sequence MARADFYLIQKERFREEPLLLVCELARKAHDANLWTLVLVRDEEQAQRLDELLWEFDENAYIPHQIAGDDEDELAPVLIATPDSDTPLRPVVINLRDAPVAGSFERVLEVVPADDSARGPLRERWKQYQARGLDLKKHDM